One genomic segment of Panicum virgatum strain AP13 chromosome 2N, P.virgatum_v5, whole genome shotgun sequence includes these proteins:
- the LOC120662292 gene encoding maintenance of mitochondrial morphology protein 1-like: MAGGEGRAWPDRGSASGEHAGSGEAEVGACGGVPGCCVASVELCPEATERGGGGGGAIHGDLDSENRSGEGHEHDAGGEKEDHEAHSGGGDGVGLVWCGLVARRRGRHGCGGGRGPGAMS; this comes from the coding sequence ATGGCGGGGGGCGAGGGCCGGGCCTGGCCAGATCGAGGCAGCGCCAGTGGGGAACACGCCGGATCTGGAGAGGCCGAGGTCGGCGCCTGCGGAGGAGTCCCCGGCTGTTGCGTGGCGTCCGTGGAGCTGTGTCCTGAAGCGACGGAgcggggaggaggcgggggtGGAGCCATCCACGGCGATCTCGACAGCGAGAACCGTAGTGGCGAGGGCCACGAGCACGACGCTGGAGGTGAAAAGGAAGACCACGAggcgcacagcggcggcggggacggggtGGGTTTGGTCTGGTGTGGCctagtggcgcggcggcgggggaggcacgggtgcggaggaggcaggggccCGGGGGCCATGAGttaa